A single region of the Labeo rohita strain BAU-BD-2019 chromosome 3, IGBB_LRoh.1.0, whole genome shotgun sequence genome encodes:
- the LOC127163410 gene encoding ethanolamine-phosphate cytidylyltransferase-like has translation MSFANVTMPQEQDTDTISPPCMLQRKIKDSLSHLSNIHPPSIFKSVFNAAKSTFPVVLVACLSSYDMVHYGHSNQLRQAKAMGDYLIVGVHTDEEISKHKGPPVFTQAERYKMVRAIKWVDEIVEGAPYVTTLETLDKYCCDFCVHGDDITLTVDGKDTYEEVKMSGRYRECKRTQGVSTTDLVGRMLLMTKAHHSNMGSSDYQQHTDNFGRGPKGHSPWTGVSQFLQTSQKIIQFASGKEPQPGDTIIYVAGAFDLFHIGHVDFLDAVSQLSEKPYVIVGLHFDQEVNRYKGKNYPIMNIHERTLSVLACRYVSEVVIGAPYAVTKDLLDHFKVDLVCHGKTEVFPDRDGSDPYAVPRKMGILRTVDSGNSLTTDNIVQRIIKNRLLFEARNQKKRPKRWR, from the exons ATG AGTTTCGCTAATGTGACCATGCCTCAAGAGCAAGATACAGACACAATCAGCCCTCCCTGCATGCTCCAGAGGAAGATCAAAGATTCCTTGTCACATCTGTCTAATATTCACCCTCCTTCCATCTTCAAAAGTGTCTTCAATGCAGCTAAGTCAACTTTTCCTGTTGTCCTCGTCGCTTGTTTATCCAG TTATGACATGGTCCATTATGGGCATTCCAACCAACTTCGACAAGCCAAGGCTATGGGGGACTATCTCATTGTGGGAGTGCATACTGACG AGGAGATTTCTAAGCACAAAGGTCCTCCAGTGTTCACTCAAGCTGAGAGATATAAGATGGTGCGAGCAATCAAGTGGGTGGATGAAATTGTGGAAGGAGCTCCATACGTCACCACGCTTGAGACTCTGGACAAATATTGCTGTGATTTCTGTGTTCATGGAG ATGACATCACTCTTACTGTGGATGGGAAAGACACATATGAAGAAGTGAAGATGTCGGGTCGGTACAG AGAGTGTAAGAGAACCCAAGGTGTGTCCACTACAGACCTGGTCGGCCGCATGCTGCTCATGACCAAAGCTCATCATAGCAACATG GGCAGTTCAGACTATCAGCAACACACAGACAACTTTGGAAGA GGCCCTAAGGGCCACAGTCCCTGGACTGGAGTGTCACAGTTCCTGCAGACGTCCCAAAAAATCATCCAGTTTGCCTCAGGCAAGGAACCACAGCCTGGAGACACCATCATCTATGTGGCTGGAGCTTTTGACCTATTCC ACATTGGCCATGTGGATTTCCTGGATGCAGTGTCGCAGCTTTCAGAGAAGCCATATGTTATTGTGGGCTTGCACTTTGATCAG GAGGTGAATCGTTACAAGGGGAAAAACTATCCAATCATGAACATCCATGAGAGGACTCTGAGTGTGCTGGCCTGTCGA TATGTCTCTGAGGTTGTTATAGGAGCACCGTATGCTGTCACAAAAGACTTACTGGACCATTTTAAG GTAGACCTGGTGTGCCATggaaaaactgaagtgtttccTGACAGAGATGGATCAGACCCATATGCT GTACCCAGGAAAATGGGAATATTGCGAACAGTGGATAGTGGAAACAGTCTCACCACTGATAACATTGTCCAGAGGATCATCAAAAACAG GCTGCTGTTTGAGGCGAGAAACCAGAAAAAGAGGCCAAAGAGATGGCGGTAA